From the genome of Halichoerus grypus chromosome X, mHalGry1.hap1.1, whole genome shotgun sequence:
TGAAAATAGGCGAAAAAAGTCTGAAATGGAATTAGCAAGCATGTGCTGATATTCATTAGTAACAGTCATATTTGTAAGCAATCTTAGTCCAGCCAGCTGCACCGATGAGTTCAAGCGAGAAGTGATTGTGTCATCACACACTTGATTCATGTATATCTTAAGCCTGCGCTGATTTTCAGCATTCACACTCAAGTTATTCAGCACAATTAAAGCCTTTTCCTTAACTATGGGATCCCGAGTATTGAGAATCTTTGCTACAATTGGGAGGCCACCCAGATCACGAATAATATCTCTGTTAAATGCATAAGCAGCATTGTTACCCAGAGCAATTAAAGCTGCTTCAAGAATATAAGGCTTTTCAGACATCTCAACCAAGCAAAGAACTTTCTGCAGCTCTTGCGGGGACAAAATAGTATCATCTGAATTGGGGGAAGCCCGTTTCTGAACAGCCCGGCGAGCCCGGGTAGCCCTGGCCCTTGCTCTGGCCCTTGCTCTGGTTCCAGCCTCAGTCCCAATCCGGGCCCAAGGTGGGTACCACACTATGCCCTTGTTCTCActgttgtcatcatcatcatcagaccAGTCATTGTACCGGGCCCCAGGGCAGTCCCCAACATCATCCACATCCCCAGACCCACCCTCAGCCATTTTCTCcttgttctgttttcttccccgGGTCAGTCTATAGATGCAATAGCAGGCCCCAGCCCCAATCACC
Proteins encoded in this window:
- the ARMCX3 gene encoding armadillo repeat-containing X-linked protein 3 produces the protein MGYARKVGWVTAGLVIGAGACYCIYRLTRGRKQNKEKMAEGGSGDVDDVGDCPGARYNDWSDDDDDNSENKGIVWYPPWARIGTEAGTRARARARARATRARRAVQKRASPNSDDTILSPQELQKVLCLVEMSEKPYILEAALIALGNNAAYAFNRDIIRDLGGLPIVAKILNTRDPIVKEKALIVLNNLSVNAENQRRLKIYMNQVCDDTITSRLNSSVQLAGLRLLTNMTVTNEYQHMLANSISDFFRLFSAGNEETKFQVLKLLLNLAENPAMARELLRAQVPSSLGSLFNKKENKEVILKLLVIFENINDNFKWEENEPTQNQFSEGSLFFFLKEFQVCADKILGIESHHDFLVKVKVGKFMAKLAERMFPKSQE